A segment of the Streptomyces sp. Tu 2975 genome:
ACACCTGAACACCGCCGCTGGCTCCTTGACCGGTCCAATGGCGAACAGGGTGATGCTTCATCACGTCGACGTGAGCGACCACACCGCGTACGAAGCGTGCATCCATGAAATCCGCCGAGACGAGGGCCGGCTGGACATCCTGGTGAACAACGCCGCCTTCGTCGAGTGGCGTGATGTGACCGAAACGAGCACCGAGAGTACCGAGCGCACGATGCGCACGGGTTTGGATGCCGTTGTCCACGGCATCCAAACGGTGCTGCCGGTGATGCAGGCTGTCGGCCGCGGGCACATCGTTACGATCGGCTCGGCTGCGGGTGTCATGTTCTTCAAAGGGCCCTCGGCCGCCTACACCGCCATGAAAGCCGCGGTGAACGCTTACACCCACGTCCTCGCCGCTGAGCTGGCCGACTCACCCATCCATATCCTGCTTGTGCGCCCCGGCCCGGTGGCTGGCACCGACTTCTTCGGCAAGCACGTCGCATCCCACCGGATGCCCCGCCTGGCGGACATCCTCCCCCTCACCACACCCGACCAGGTGGCCCATGCCGTCCTGCGCGGCATCACACGCAGACAAGCCGTGGTCGACATTCCCCGCAGCCTCCCATTGCTGTACCGCGCCTACGCCTTGGCACCCGGGCTCTTGCGCCGGCTGACCACTTTGACGGGGCCGTCGCACCGGGACTACGCGGCCCTGCCCACCCGCCGCCGCCCGATGTTGCGGATCGCCAACCGGATCGGCCCCAGCCGTCTCACCGGCCTGGTGACACGAGCTGCGATCATGCCGGCGGACAGGGCCTTGCAGCGACGCACCACCGGGCGCCTGAGCCTGGGACGAGCGCTCGGGCTTCCCTCCCTGCTGCTCACCACGACCGGCGCCCGATCAGGACAGCCCAGAGACGTCCCGCTTTTCCACGTACCGCACCAGGGCGGCTTCGCGGTCATCGCCTCCAACTTCGGGCTGACCCACCACCCAGCCTGGAGCACCAACCTCCTCACACACCCGAACGCCACCGTCGTCACCGACGGACAGCGCCTTCAGGTCACCGCCCGCCTGGTGGACGGCGCAGAACGCGATCAGATCTGGCGAGCCGGCGTCGCCCAGTACCGCGGCTACCGCAGCTACGGCGACCGTAGCGGCCGCGACCTGCGTGTCTTCCACTTGCAGCCCGCCCCCCGCCGGGGCCCCGGCTCGCAGACCGGAGCCGCCCCACTGTGCCTGTCACGAGCGGCCCATCGCGAACAGCAGGAACCGCGCGAGCGCACTCCTCCCCACGATCTGCGTGAGCGTCACCGTCCCCCTAGTGAACTGCGCGAACGAGTGCCACGCCGGACGGAATCCCGCCAGCGTGGCATGCACCAGCCCAGGATGGCGCTCACACAGCGTGCGCAGCCGGTGCCCGACGCGCATCTCCTCCCCAAGCCCGGCCTCGATGGCGAGGGCGTAGTCAAACCCGCGCTGTCTGGCGACGTCCGCGTCCCGCGCGTCGGCGATGCGGACCGCCCACTCTCCCGCCAGGCGCCCCGAACGCAACGCGAAGGAGATCCCCTCACGAGTCCACGGCTCCAACAGGCCCGCCGCGTCCCCGCACACGACCACCCGGCCACGCGAGAGCGGAGAATCAGCCGAGCGGCAGCGCGTCAGGTGGCCAGAGATGACATCGGGCTCGAAGCCCGCCAGTCCAAGGCGGGCGATGAACTCCTGCATATACCTCCTGGTGGCCGCCCCACTGCCGCGGGCCGCGATCACCCCGACACTGAGAGTGTGTCCCTTGGGGAACACCCAGCCGTAACTTCCCGGCACCGGCCCCCAGTCGATCAACACCCGCCGGGCCCAACTCTCCGCCACCGCGGGAGGTACCGGGATCTCGGCCTCCATCCCGAAGTCGACCTGCGCGAGCGTCACCCCCACGTGCACCCCGGTGCGCCCCGCGCTGCCGTCGGCTCCAACGACCGCGCGAGCCGACAGTGTCTGACCGTCGCAGAGAACGACGGCGGCCGTTTCCGGGCCGTCCTGATCGATTCGGGAGAGCGTCACGCCTGTGCGCACCACCGCGCCGGCCTCCCGGGCGGCCTCGACCAGGGCGGCATCGAACGCGGGCCGGTCGACGAGGGCGAAGAGCATCCGCCTGGAGCGGCGGGTACGGATCAGCCTGCCGTTCAAGCAGAAGGTGACCGCGTGGACGCGGTCCCGCACAGGCACCCGAAAGCCGCTCGGCATCGCGTCCAGGGAGGGGCCGATGATGCCGCCACCACACGTCTTGTAGCGCGGTAACTCTGCCTTCTCCAACAGCAGCACCCGACGGCCCGTGGAGGCGGCGGCGTGCGCGGCCGATGCCCCTGCGGGCCCCCCGCCCACCACCACGACGTCCCACACGCCCCCGGACGCATCCCGATCCGCTGCTCCCGCCCCCTCCTTCACCACGTCGCCGCAGCTCCGCTCCACTGCTGCCCCGCTCGGTCACCGCTGTCGTCCACGATCCGCCTCCGCCTTCGGGGAACTGTCCCTTGAGAGAACGACTCTTGCGCCTGATCCGGTACGCGGGTGCAAGTAGGAGGTGCGGTGGCGGTGACTGGGTGTCGCCAGATCCGACCCCGGCCGCGTACCGCACTTGGCCTCTGACTGCTTCGACGGTGTGAATCGTTCCTGCGGTGAATGTCTGCGGCTGTGTGGGTGAGCGCAGCCCGCTATGTCTCCGGTGGAGGTGAGGAGGCCGGTAGAAGACGGGGGTCGTTCCGTCGTCCTGAGGGGTGTTTGTGATGAGCCGAGGCTTGATCGTCGTGGATGTGCAGAAGGACTTCTGCGAAGGAGGCAGTGTTCCCGTCGCGGGAGGCGCGAAGCTCGCCACCGCGATCGCCGAGCTGGTGGAGCAGGGCGCGGACGGTGACTACCAGTACGTCGTGGCCACCCGCGACCACCACATCGACCCGGGCGGCCACTTCTCCTCGAGCCCGGACTTCAAGGACAGCTTCCCCGTCCACTGCGTCGCCGGAGATGAAGGCGGAGAATTCCATCCGAACTTCGCCCCGGCCGCCGCCGGCGGCAAGGTCCACGCCGTCTTCTTCAAGGGCGCACACAGCGCGTCCAAAAGCGGCTTCGAAGGCGCGGACGCCGAAGGCACCCCGCTCGCGGATTGGCTGCGCGCACGCGGGGTGCGGCACGTCGACGTGGTGGGCATCGCAACCGATCACTGCGTGCGCGCCACCGCCCTGGACGCTGCCGCGGCCGGATTCCGAACCCGGGTACGCCTGGACTACACGGTCGGTGTCGCCCCCGACACCATTGCCTCCACTCTGGACGACTTCCGCCAGGCAGGCATCAAGGTGTCCGGCAAGGCACCGGCGCCGAGGTAGCCCAGCAGGCAGGACAACTGAGTCGTCCGTACCTGGTGGTGAACCCGTCGGGCCGAGGAACTGCGCGGGGGCTCCATGTCCGATCTGCCGGCCTGCGGGCCGACTCTCCTCGTGGGGCAGTCCAGGCAGGCTCTGCGATCCCACGGACGACGACACTGCACAGCCCCTCAGAGGAGTGAAACCCGCACTTACTCGCAGGATCCGGGCGGAGCGGCGTGGCGGCGCTGTTGTCGATCCGAGCGGGCGGGGCCCGTTCGGGCTGTCGGCGGATCGGTGGGCTCTTCCTCGAGCGCGCCCTATGGGTGCCTTCCGTGAAAGCCCACGTTGGGCCCGGTGCCGAGTCATTTGCGGCCCCGTCGCACTCACTGTCGTGCCTGCGGCGACCCGGGACTGACAGTGATGGCCGCTGTCAGGGACTGCCTCAAGCGGTGTCCTACCGGGGGCTGCGTAACTACCGCTGTGGAGTGATCGTCGCCGACACTATGGCCCGCTTACGGGTGCCCCGGCCGACCGGCCGCCCCAGAAGCACACCGGACGTGGTCCTGGCCGACAAGGCTATTCGTCCCGCACGATCCGTTCTCATCCCGCGCCACTGCTTGAACTTGTTGATGCAGCGCTCGACCGTGTTGCGTTGCTTGTAGGCGTCGCGGTCGAAGGCCGGTGGTCTGCCGCCGCGGCTGCCAGGCGTTTGCGGTTGGCGGCTTGGTCGGCGGGCTGCAGGATCACTGCCCGGATCCCGCGGCGGCGGCCCTGGCAACCCGATACGACAAGACCGCCACCATCCACCTCGCAGGACTCCACCTCGTCGCCATCTTCATCTGGTCAGCAACGTGATCCGAAAGAAACGGCTAGGCCGGGGTCGGGGAGAGGGGGCGGGTGAAGCGCAGGGCGGGGTGGCCGTCGAGGACGGTGGTGACCGTTTCTGTGAAGCCGTTGCGGGTCAGGACGGTCCGTGAGCCGGTGTTGGCGACGGTGGCCGCCGCGTTCAGGGTGCTCAGGCCGTAGGCGGTGGCCGCGAGCGTGCACGCCTGCTGGACGGCTGTGGTGGCGAGGCCCTGGCCGGCGGCCTTCTCGGCGATGCGGAAGCCGAGTTCGGCTTCGCCGTCGGCGAGGTCGACGAGGTTGACGCGGCCCACGATCGCGCCGGTGTCGTCGACGAGGACGTGGAAGCGGCAGGTTCCCGCGGCCTGTTCGGCGAGGAGGGCGTCGAGGCGGGCGGCGAAGTGGGTGAAGTAGTCGTCGCCGCGGTCGGGGACGTGGGCGGCGAAGTAGGCCCGGTTGTCGCGTTCGAAGGCGAGCAGGGCCTCGGCGTGGCCGGCGTGCAGGGGTTCGAGGCGGGGCATGGGGGAACGGTACGCGGCCGGGCGCGGGACCGGGCGGCCGGGTGGGACGTGGCCCGGCCACCCGGTGCGGGGTGGGGGCGGTCCTGGTCACCGTGTGCGGGTGATCCAGCGCTGCAAGGCGGCGTGGGTGGTGTCGTCGAGGGCGCAGAGCGCGTCGATGGCGGCGAGGTCGCCGGGCAGCGGGGCGATGCCGGCGGTGGTCAGGGCCGCGTGCAGGTCCAGGCGGCGGCGGT
Coding sequences within it:
- a CDS encoding geranylgeranyl reductase family protein, producing MVKEGAGAADRDASGGVWDVVVVGGGPAGASAAHAAASTGRRVLLLEKAELPRYKTCGGGIIGPSLDAMPSGFRVPVRDRVHAVTFCLNGRLIRTRRSRRMLFALVDRPAFDAALVEAAREAGAVVRTGVTLSRIDQDGPETAAVVLCDGQTLSARAVVGADGSAGRTGVHVGVTLAQVDFGMEAEIPVPPAVAESWARRVLIDWGPVPGSYGWVFPKGHTLSVGVIAARGSGAATRRYMQEFIARLGLAGFEPDVISGHLTRCRSADSPLSRGRVVVCGDAAGLLEPWTREGISFALRSGRLAGEWAVRIADARDADVARQRGFDYALAIEAGLGEEMRVGHRLRTLCERHPGLVHATLAGFRPAWHSFAQFTRGTVTLTQIVGRSALARFLLFAMGRS
- a CDS encoding isochorismatase family protein; amino-acid sequence: MSRGLIVVDVQKDFCEGGSVPVAGGAKLATAIAELVEQGADGDYQYVVATRDHHIDPGGHFSSSPDFKDSFPVHCVAGDEGGEFHPNFAPAAAGGKVHAVFFKGAHSASKSGFEGADAEGTPLADWLRARGVRHVDVVGIATDHCVRATALDAAAAGFRTRVRLDYTVGVAPDTIASTLDDFRQAGIKVSGKAPAPR
- a CDS encoding GNAT family N-acetyltransferase; the protein is MPRLEPLHAGHAEALLAFERDNRAYFAAHVPDRGDDYFTHFAARLDALLAEQAAGTCRFHVLVDDTGAIVGRVNLVDLADGEAELGFRIAEKAAGQGLATTAVQQACTLAATAYGLSTLNAAATVANTGSRTVLTRNGFTETVTTVLDGHPALRFTRPLSPTPA